The sequence ATCAGTATGGATGTGAACAGTCCAGCAAAGATCAACCATTGTATCAGACAGCTGAACTGAGGTACAGTAGTGTTGTCATCATCTTTCTGGGGCAGCTTCTGCTGTTGTTCTCTTGGTAGTTCAAACCATGTTGAAGTCTGTGGTTGCTTGCATGTGTTCGGAAGACACTGATGTTGAATCCACCTCTGTAAGTTCAGTGCCGTTTGTAACTCATCTGACGTATATACGACACGTGTGAATTCAAGTTGTGTCTGGTGCTTGATCTGTCTCCATACATGAGCTTTGGACTGGGTATCTCCTGGGTCAAGTCCTGTTAAAGTAAAGACGCATTAGAATCAGCATTGTTACTTACACAATCATTCTGCATGttctaaaataaaataaaataaaatatgaagCACATATTACAGAGGCTGATCTAGAGTGGGGTGCAGGGTGTACACACACCATTCTATCCTGAAGGTATATCATATGACCCATGAAAACAGTTGAAAGTGAAGTTGTATCCGCTCCTGCatcatgtttccatggcaacagacaGGCTGATGGGCTCTGACAAGAACCCACCAACAATGTCATAATGACTGTTAAAAGGAGGTAACAGGGCTCTGTGCTTACTTGTCATGTTGGGAATTAGAAACCAAATCCACAAATGACGATAAGAGGATTTGAGGTGAACGATTATATATTACAATCAATATATATTAATTCCATATTTTTAGGGTTTCCCCACGGGGCTTTTTTTctaattaatgtttttttataaaaaactaatactatcatataataaaatGCATACACGCCAGAAAGAGACTGGAACTGAAATTAAATATTAGAAGGCATTAAAGTTTTACAATGAGCATTGGTTTACTGTGTTAAGTGCATGTTTGCTCGTGAATGTTCATCAAATTTTATATTTACTTCATCCAAGTGTGTTACACTAAAACAAAAttctgtttttttcacaatcaattATCATTTTTTAATGCACCCTTTGATTGATTTTGGATCAATCAGCACGTTTGTTGACtctttacaacaagcacaggtcATCACAGGTGAGGAAACTAGAAATTCCTACTTTTACcagaaagaaaacatcaaacatcattTATTTTAACTGAATTTGGGTCCTGATAACCTCAAATGAGTGAGTCAAGCTGTGAGCAAACATATTCGAGATCTTAAGTCTGTCAGAGATGGAGCTTATGGATGCTTTTAGACAAACTGGCTTATCAATCACAAACGTTGCCAAATCTTGAGGTTTTCAAAACCAACCAAGCAAGATAGAGGTTTATTTGTATGATATTTAATACCATacacagcaattttccagctatgtggcagcggcTTGTAAATAGTCATggctgcaccagacaatccagtgtttaacATCACAAACATCCATCTATGCAATTTGTATTCAGAAAGAAAAACCCACCATCACAGAATTGTAGAAGCTGGATGAGATCTTGTTGTGGAGGAATCCTACAGACATTTTGCTGCTGCACGGGAGTTCGATCTCGAGGAGGTCGAACTTGTTGCAGAGGAGCTCCATCTAGTTGTTGATGTTGAATGTCTTGTAAGGGGTCTCCATTTTCTTCATTTGATGGAACAGATCCCATCACTGCTAAGCAGcctaaaatacacaaaataaaacatgaaaataaaacaaacaaataggtGAAACTGAAGTAAAAGACAAAACTTGCCAAATGATTCAGAGTTTTTAGTAAGGGTAAGCCTATTTTACAGGGCATTGCCATTTTCAGAAGCCTGcagtctttcattaactgcctgCACACTCTGGCAAGgcgatgacttagcataacatcactgccataagctaatttgcatatcacatgaccagacttttctcttgtttgtaaacaaatgcgcaTATTCAAAAATATGCTGAGACTGGCATAACGGAAGCAATTCGGCGAGGTTTTTATACTGTTTCACACTGTCACAAAAATGCTCGTCTACAGCTGTGTTGGTAGGGTTTATATTACTCAAACCAGTTGCATCGTTTGCTCCCCATTAggcttcgatgacagcacgtggagccatacaacccatgtaaacaaagaatCGCTACGCAAATCGAAATGGtgttacatgttttatgataatttctcagtgaaactgaaccattttaacaaagatgtttaattagatttgtagactcataaaaaataaaacagttatgaaatgtgTACATTATATTGACTGAACTGTGTCAGATGTGACGAATCATCAtatctttctggcctgtggcgGAGTATTACGCCGGCCtgccgcatggaactctgggtaggagagtgcaACTGCTCAACAAACTTAGAGTTCCAATGGATGTTTTCACTGATGTGTGTTGTAAATCTATGGTACAATCGTTATGCATGGAGCCAGCAAAAAAGTACATACCAGGTAGATATGACAAATGTGAGTCAGAAATATTGTCAATATTGAACCCAAGTTCACACGAACTGTTGAGCATCATGAACTCAGCTACTTCAGTCATCACCTAATAATGGGCTTGATATTGGCCTGCCATCAACCGATCAAGCATTTTGCCAGCATTATCAAGTTAGAGTGGCCCGCTCTTTTCTGATAAAGTGTGGGCGTTCTAATGATATTTATATCCATTTTAGCTGTAACCAGTGATAACTTGAGTTATCTCTCCCCTCGAGCATGTTCATTCGAAACAATGAATTTGCAAACAACAGAATCTATGTATGTTTAATTATGAACACATTTCATGGTTGCTGACGAAAAAAAAGTCTCAGAATCAGCCTGACCACATTGATAGTCCCCAAAGACAAGCTATGTTCAGACTAATCTATGAAGGAGATCTGACGTTCCATCAATCAGACCTTTGAGATTGTCCCTGGGCACTGGGCTTATCCCAAACACCTTGGAGGCAATCTCTGGGCACTTGGCCTATCCAAAAGACCTCAGAGGCTGTCTCTGGGTACATGGTCTATCCCATTGATATCAGAGCTTGTCTTTGGGCACATAGTCTATCCCATAGAGAAGAAGTCTATGGGCACATGGTCTGTCCTATAGACCTCTGAGGCTATCTGTGTGCTAATACTCTTTTAATCAGACAACAGGAATGATTATCATAATGAAAGGTATTTCATGTGCTTACCAACAAGAATATTCACAGAAGTCATAGTTGCATATCTCGTGATCAGGAAACACGTAGTGTCAGTACAAACTGAaacaggagaaaattatctcATCATGAAGGCAAAAAGACAAGTTGGCTCTTGCTAGTCATAGCAGTGACAAAGGAAATAGTTTTAAATCTATCATGCATATGTGGCTATAAAGCTTTCtaatatgtttacaaatatttcaaccTGGTTGATTCACTAATGTCAGTGAGTTTGATATCGCGCCCCTtggagtaatattccagcaatatcacagcaagggacacgagaaatgggtttcacacattgtagccttGGAAGGAGTCAAACCAGGGTCCTctgcatgacgagcaaacgctttcaccactaggcttccCAACCACCTGATTCACTGTAAAAAGTCAGAAGAGAGCAGCACAACTTTCTACTTTAATATTTTATGTGATATGGTAAAACGTGTCATGATACAGCGCCTACATCCTAATGCAAAATTTAAAACTTATTGCAAAAATATACGTATACACTGAAGAAAAATCAGATAATCAACTAGCCCTCATTAAGTGCTGTTTGTAAATGCTAACATGGACACTACATTTAATatacagaaaaacaaaatacatcacaAGCTCCAGTACTTCAGTCACTTTCCATTCCTAATAAACTATAAAGTGAAAAAAACAAGAGAATGACAGCATAAATGTTATCATAGGACAAATGTTTGGGTTGTGAATTGTTTAAAATCTCATTGctgatgattggttcattacaaccaatcAATCATCAAAGATAATTGGTTAGCATCATGTATTTAAAAATTCCTGGCTGTTTGTTAAAGCTAGGATCGGGAAAGGCCGGGGCCacgggccattttgcacattagaatgtaagatggcccattaaaatttggaagtttactattgatacaagggcagtgacccattctaaattcaggaaatggctaATAAGCCTGAAAATGGCTCATTCTCAAAGCTTTCTTTCCCAATCCCAGTAAAGCACTAaggaataaaaaaacaaaaacatgcagTTTCTTTTGTGAACTATTTGCACAAAATGGATTttcaaatttcacatctttaaagGGTGACTAGCATGTTAGGAAGATAAATGTCCTTAAGTCTTAAGATAACTTCTGTCAAAGCAAACATTTGATCCAAAATTGAGTTAGATTATGACAAAACATAAGTTGCTTGTTCATTTAGCTACTGCGACCAATGGTTGATTATTCCAATCAATCAGACCACCACAGGGGCATGTAATGCTAAATACTGCCATCAAGCTTTGTACTGTTGCTAACAGGGTTTTAGCACTACATACATTTTTTTATTAAGCACTTTACAGAAGTGTTTTATATAGTGCTAATGTTACCTTAATGACAGTCTATACCTTGCTGGCAGTTTTTAGTGTTACAAGCCCCCGTGCAGACCACCAGGTACTATTTTGATGACAATGATATCAAGCTATTGCACACAAGTGTCAGTGGTTAATATATGTTGGGTATATTGTGATTTGTTTTTAAGCTCCAGTGTTTGCTCCCTTGCTGATAAGAATAAGCAATACATCCTCTGTGTCATGTTTCGTAGCAGTCGGTACCTGGTTTGGCATAACTATGTTTTGGCTCATGTGACTTGTTCTAGTCAAATCATTCGTGAGTCACGAGACCAAAGACTGACTGTCTAATTTGTTTTTAACATTCTGATCTGCAAAATGTCACCTTTCGTGCTGCGAATAAAAAATGTATCACATGCATATGCTAGAGATATGGTGAAGTTGAAGTGAAAGATATATATCTATAACGTGATGATCACTCCACAATTAAAATTATGACGTCACACGGATGTCCCGCAACCGTTTGTTTATATTGTTGCGTCAGCTACATTTCGACAAATCATTACAAACTACCTCTATATCGACATGACAACCGCAACGATGTTTAGCGGGGTGCTTAAGGCTAGGATTATTTCAATCCCACAGTCATTTCCAGAACAATCTTACATGTGATCGGATGGC comes from Haliotis asinina isolate JCU_RB_2024 chromosome 13, JCU_Hal_asi_v2, whole genome shotgun sequence and encodes:
- the LOC137260025 gene encoding transcription factor sma-9-like; translated protein: MTSVNILVGCLAVMGSVPSNEENGDPLQDIQHQQLDGAPLQQVRPPRDRTPVQQQNVCRIPPQQDLIQLLQFCDGLDPGDTQSKAHVWRQIKHQTQLEFTRVVYTSDELQTALNLQRWIQHQCLPNTCKQPQTSTWFELPREQQQKLPQKDDDNTTVPQFSCLIQWLIFAGLFTSILIKTLSKKRQSDQRTIESKDISEQTDQEQSQQKRLAQQVQQSKGQQEQEVRKLRSIGFADPCRQSVASEKQGIQTREAAIPSSAVPSRQGVEPAKTVHVISTATQLLADLRTQLEAAATESATAACKQRLFNTCAGGLRAAARC